Proteins from a genomic interval of Brucella intermedia LMG 3301:
- a CDS encoding N-formylglutamate amidohydrolase: MSLERDFSLIPPFEICAPAEQRIPFVFNSPHSGRYYPHSFIEASRLDALSIRHSEDCYVDDLFASAVRLGAPLLKAHFPRAFLDVNREAYELDPRMFAEPLPPFVNSQSARVAGGLGTVPRLVGEGQLIYPGRISLAEAFYRIEDLYKPYHQTLDALLQSTRQRFGYAVLIDCHSMPGGTRPGEVGSRPDFIVGDRFGRSCSERLTQAAIDLLQDLGYTVAHNKPYAGGFITEHYGRPATACHALQIEINRSLYVNEQSLHKLAGFETLCADLYGFLSDLTSLPDDLFVAPPLAAE; encoded by the coding sequence ATGAGTTTGGAGCGCGATTTTAGTCTGATACCGCCCTTCGAGATATGCGCTCCGGCGGAACAGCGCATTCCGTTCGTCTTTAATTCCCCGCATAGCGGACGCTATTACCCGCATTCCTTCATCGAAGCGTCGCGTCTGGATGCCTTGAGCATTCGCCATTCGGAAGACTGTTACGTCGATGACTTGTTTGCTTCGGCGGTGCGGCTCGGGGCGCCCCTGCTCAAGGCGCATTTCCCGCGGGCTTTTCTGGATGTGAATCGTGAAGCCTACGAGCTCGATCCGCGCATGTTCGCCGAGCCGCTGCCGCCTTTCGTGAACAGCCAGTCGGCGCGCGTCGCTGGTGGGCTTGGCACGGTGCCCCGTCTGGTCGGCGAGGGCCAGTTGATTTATCCGGGCCGAATTTCCCTCGCGGAAGCATTTTACCGCATTGAAGATCTCTACAAGCCTTATCATCAGACGCTTGATGCTTTGCTTCAATCCACGCGCCAGCGTTTTGGCTATGCGGTGCTGATAGACTGCCACTCCATGCCGGGCGGCACACGTCCCGGTGAAGTCGGGTCACGGCCGGATTTTATCGTCGGCGACCGTTTCGGCCGTTCTTGCAGCGAAAGGCTGACGCAGGCTGCCATCGATCTCCTCCAGGACCTGGGTTACACGGTTGCGCACAACAAGCCCTATGCAGGTGGCTTTATCACCGAGCATTATGGACGACCAGCTACCGCTTGCCATGCTCTCCAGATCGAGATCAACAGAAGCCTCTATGTGAATGAACAGAGCCTGCATAAGCTTGCCGGTTTTGAAACGCTCTGCGCCGATCTCTATGGATTTCTGAGCGACCTGACATCCCTGCCGGATGATCTCTTTGTCGCGCCTCCTCTGGCGGCGGAATAA
- the cpdR gene encoding cell cycle two-component system response regulator CpdR: MKRILLAEDDNDMRRFLVKALEKAGYHVTHFDNGASAYERLQEEPFSLLLTDIVMPEMDGIELARRATEIDPDLKIMFITGFAAVALNPDSDAPRDAKVLSKPFHLRDLVNEIEKMLIAA, translated from the coding sequence ATGAAGAGAATCCTTCTAGCTGAAGATGACAATGATATGCGCCGCTTCCTCGTCAAGGCGCTGGAAAAAGCCGGTTATCACGTGACGCACTTCGACAATGGTGCGAGCGCCTATGAAAGATTGCAGGAAGAGCCCTTCTCGCTTCTGCTGACCGACATCGTCATGCCGGAAATGGATGGTATCGAACTGGCGCGTCGCGCGACAGAAATCGATCCTGACCTGAAGATCATGTTCATTACAGGCTTTGCCGCTGTCGCGCTCAATCCCGATTCGGACGCACCGCGTGACGCAAAGGTGCTCTCCAAGCCGTTCCACCTGCGCGATCTGGTGAATGAAATCGAAAAAATGCTGATCGCCGCCTGA
- a CDS encoding DUF4139 domain-containing protein, with translation MFQRIHVAGAAALLLGTALSGIAVAGDGGGIDAIRLSSGGLAEISRKAVPTADGTIQIEVPFDQVDDVLKSLVLNGNAGTIDRVSLAGPRPLEETFKGLPFTPETLASAPALLASMQGTVVSVTSGGKTVTGKVLGVETRDSEKTAERALLTVLGKDDRIDTLKLGDDAALTVEDPEMRQKLADAVAATGRAKNDGARVVNVHIAGTGGQEVRLNYVIAAPIWKTAYRVVVGKDAKARLQAWAILENASGVDWKGVKIALSSADPVTLKQRLHQLYWKERSEVVVNTASDNVAAPDTGNLLNRVRTRAASDKKAMMAPTMETVAEQAAVAPAPADYGGGTGEAETGATATESDTSATFDLPGSYDLANGDTLSVPIADASVEAQMVSVYTAGSKLRHPIAAIKISNSTGASMPGGILTVYDANAGYIGDAELTGLPKGDIRMASFATDRKVTVTEDRKPTQKIVDIKVVDGAIRTTEKLLETTTYTISGALDGERTIVIEHPVREGWSFVSQAENGRTATHHRLQTNVEAGGEASVTAVDELLLSNSYTLADAEPDVLLGWSSSASDKGVAEKLAQLAEARRKQVDAHRELEKSSEDIQRLAGEQERIRENISAVPENSDLKTKYLKILEESETSIARAVEKREAAQKVADLIDEQVRETIRQF, from the coding sequence GTGTTCCAACGCATCCATGTAGCCGGGGCTGCCGCACTGCTCCTTGGTACTGCACTTTCCGGTATCGCCGTAGCGGGTGATGGCGGTGGGATCGACGCGATCCGGCTGTCCTCTGGCGGATTGGCGGAAATTTCCAGAAAAGCCGTCCCAACGGCTGACGGAACGATACAGATCGAAGTGCCTTTCGACCAGGTCGACGACGTTCTGAAAAGCCTCGTCTTGAATGGCAACGCTGGAACGATCGATCGGGTATCGCTCGCCGGACCAAGGCCTCTCGAGGAAACTTTCAAGGGCCTGCCGTTCACGCCTGAAACTTTAGCGTCAGCGCCTGCACTTCTCGCGTCCATGCAAGGTACGGTGGTATCGGTCACGAGTGGCGGAAAAACAGTGACGGGCAAGGTTCTTGGCGTGGAAACGCGCGACAGCGAGAAAACGGCTGAACGTGCACTGCTGACAGTGCTTGGCAAGGACGACCGGATTGACACACTCAAACTTGGCGACGATGCCGCGTTGACAGTCGAAGATCCGGAAATGCGCCAGAAACTGGCCGACGCCGTTGCGGCGACGGGACGCGCAAAGAATGACGGTGCACGTGTCGTTAATGTGCATATTGCCGGAACTGGTGGACAAGAAGTCCGGCTTAACTATGTGATCGCCGCGCCGATCTGGAAGACAGCCTATCGGGTGGTTGTCGGCAAGGACGCCAAGGCTCGTCTTCAGGCGTGGGCCATACTTGAAAATGCCAGCGGAGTAGATTGGAAAGGTGTGAAGATCGCGCTGTCCTCGGCCGATCCCGTTACGTTGAAACAGCGCTTGCATCAGCTCTACTGGAAAGAGCGGTCAGAAGTCGTCGTCAACACGGCGTCGGATAATGTGGCGGCACCCGATACAGGCAACTTGTTAAATCGAGTTCGGACGCGCGCCGCTTCCGATAAAAAAGCCATGATGGCGCCAACCATGGAGACTGTAGCGGAGCAGGCGGCAGTAGCGCCGGCTCCCGCGGACTATGGGGGTGGGACAGGGGAGGCGGAGACTGGCGCAACTGCCACCGAAAGCGACACTTCAGCCACGTTCGATTTGCCCGGCAGCTATGATCTGGCAAATGGCGATACCCTCTCGGTTCCTATTGCGGATGCCTCAGTGGAGGCACAGATGGTTTCTGTCTATACCGCGGGAAGCAAGCTGCGCCATCCGATTGCGGCGATCAAGATCAGCAATTCGACGGGCGCAAGCATGCCGGGCGGTATCCTGACCGTTTATGATGCCAATGCAGGCTATATTGGTGATGCCGAACTCACGGGTTTGCCCAAGGGCGATATACGGATGGCAAGTTTTGCCACGGACCGGAAAGTGACCGTAACCGAGGATCGCAAGCCAACGCAGAAGATCGTGGATATCAAAGTCGTGGATGGGGCGATCCGCACGACAGAAAAACTGCTGGAAACCACGACCTATACGATTTCGGGTGCTCTGGATGGTGAACGGACAATAGTGATCGAACATCCGGTTCGTGAGGGCTGGTCGTTTGTGTCGCAGGCAGAGAACGGTCGGACTGCCACACATCACCGGTTGCAGACAAATGTCGAAGCGGGGGGCGAAGCTTCCGTCACTGCGGTAGACGAACTGCTCCTAAGTAACAGCTACACACTGGCTGATGCGGAACCGGACGTTCTGCTGGGCTGGTCGTCGTCCGCCAGCGACAAGGGAGTGGCGGAAAAGCTTGCACAGCTTGCCGAGGCACGCAGGAAGCAGGTCGATGCGCACAGGGAATTGGAAAAATCCAGTGAAGATATTCAGCGCCTTGCCGGAGAGCAGGAGCGCATTCGCGAAAACATCAGTGCCGTTCCTGAAAATAGCGACTTGAAAACCAAGTATCTGAAAATTCTTGAAGAGAGCGAAACGAGTATCGCTCGGGCTGTTGAAAAACGCGAAGCCGCCCAGAAAGTCGCGGATCTTATCGATGAACAGGTGCGTGAGACGATCCGCCAATTTTGA